The Apium graveolens cultivar Ventura chromosome 6, ASM990537v1, whole genome shotgun sequence genome contains a region encoding:
- the LOC141665767 gene encoding uncharacterized protein LOC141665767, producing MSITDVGVKIPILDKDNFHHCKVKMHFHLLSQDESYVKCIENGPHIPRRVVTDVEDATGNKQTVPKLKSEWTEDIEAIQKYKKAMNILFNALDQDMFDNIINCKTAKDVRDTVQVLCDGTAQVRKNKMQLLIQQYDHFHFEHGESVSDIFSRFQKLLNGLKLYGRVYQTKDFNLKFLRSLPKE from the coding sequence ATGAGCATAAcggatgttggagtgaagattccaattctggacaaagacaacttTCATCACTGTAAAGTGAAGATGCACTttcatctactctctcaagatgaaagctatgtCAAGTGCATAGAGAATGGACCTCATATTCCTAGAAGGGTTGTAACAGATGTTGAAGATGCAACTGGAAATAAGCAAACTGTCCCAAAGCTAAAGTCAGAATGGACTGAAGACATTGAAGCAATTCAGAAAtacaagaaagccatgaacattttgttcaatgctCTTGATcaagacatgtttgacaatatcataaACTGTAAAACTGCTAAAGATGTCCGGGACACTGTTCAAGTGCTATGTGATGGAACTGCGCAAGTAAGaaaaaacaagatgcaacttctcATACAACAATATGACCATTTTCACTTTGAACATGGTGAGTCAGTGagtgacattttcagtagatttcaaaaattacTGAATGGTCTAAAGTTGTATGGGAGGGTCTACCAAACCAAGGATTTCAACCTAAAATTCCTGAGGTCTTTACCAAAAGAATga